CAAACATATCGCGAAACTGACTTTAATAAGACTAATGTATGTACAAGGCAGCCGAATGAGACACTGACTTCGGCTTAATGTGGTATATAAACAGGCAAGACAACCACAGTGAAAACAAGGTATGTGGTAATGTCAGAGGAGATACTGAAAAAGTATCCAGAACTTGCGGCTGAAGGCATCCCCACAGTAAAGCAACGACTAGAGATATGCAATGAGGCAGTGACAGAAATGGCCATTGAAGCTTCCCAAGCTTGCATCAACAACTGGGGTGGATCTTTATCAGACATAACACACTTAGTTTATGTGTCATCCAGTGAAGCTAGATTACCCGGTGGTGACCTTTACCTAGCCAAAGGACTAGGACTGAGCCCTGATACTCAACGAGTCATGCTCTATTTTGCTGGTTGTTCGGGAGGCGTGGCCGGCTTACGTGTTGCGAAAGACATAGCTGAGAACAACCCTGGAAGCCGAGTGCTGATTGCTACCTCAGAAACTACAATTATTGGGTTCAAGCCACCAAGTGCAGATAGACCTTATGATCTAGTTGGGGTGGCACTCTTTGGGGATGGTGCTGGTGCAATGATAATTGGCTCAGACCCAATATTGGAGTCTGAGAAGCCTCTCTTTGAGCTTCACACTGCAGTTCAGGAGTTTTTGCCACACACTGAGAAGAAAATAGATGGGAGGCTGACAGAAGAAGGAATAAGCTTCAAGTTAGCAAGGGAACTTCCTCAAATAATTGAAGACAATGTTGAAGGATTCTGTGACAAGTTAATAAGTGTTGTTGGGTTTGAGAACAAGGAGTACAACAAGATGTTTTGGGCTGTTCATCCGGGGGGTCCTGCCATCTTGAACCGCATTGAAAAGAGGCTTGATTTGTTGCCAGAGAAGCTGAGTGCAAGTAGAAGGGCTCTCATGGATTATGGCAATGCTAGCAGTAACACCATTGTGTATGTGCTTGAGTATATGATAGAGGAAGGTCTCAAGATTAGAAAGGATGCCAGAGGAGATCTTGAATGGGGCTTAATACTTGCTTTTGGACCAGGGATTACATTTGAGGGAATTCTTGCCAGGAACTTGTGTGCTTGATGATATTATTATCACAAGATGTGTTTATGTGATACGTGACTCCATCAAAAGCATATTCAAGACTATAATgatcaaaagaagaaaagtcttaaataaaaactttaacCGCAAAATCCTTTCAAAGCAGTTTTGTGATGAATCCCTTCGCAAATTTATCAGCacttaatataacttttaaagatCGGAATTCCTTTATTCACaggatggatgccaagcacatGTGATACATTCAACTAATGAAAACATTAGGAATTAGGATGCTACATAATAAAAATGGAAAGGatcaattttgataaaagaaTAAACTAAAGATTATCTATTTGAGTAATACTGTGAAACCTCGGATTAGAGCAGGCAATAACACTTAAACTGAACTGAATCGGgatttcaatatttataattaattcaactagAAAAACTAGAGTTTTCACTTTTCACCGAGGCACCGTTAGAAAAATAAGTTATCAGCAAGTTTCTGCAAGTTTGGTTCAGTTTGTACAGATAGCTTGTTATATTATTGCAAGAAGAACTTTCATCAAAAAAGCTGTTTTGAACTTTGGCTGTACTTTTTGTTTCTTATCGGCCTATTTTGGGCAAACATTaatcaaattcaacaaaacaatCACCGGAACATTTGCCATTGTAACCGTTTTTTACGTTGTATAGAATTGATACCATGCCTTGTGCAATTTCAATTCAAGCAAAGacaattacaaacaaatatgcTCTGCTCTTTGTTTTACTTTCTTCTATGTCCCCCTATGCACCATGATTTAAAATCTAGGAAGGCCTCAAAAAGAGAATTCCAAAAACAGAATGCAACCATTTTCGTAGATCAGTAAGAACTCTTCGTGCATCATGAGCGGGATTCACAACGAGGAATTGCAACATTAAGATTTAAGATAACATCTCTGGACTCAATAATTCAGATTTGTTTTCTGCAATGCAACATACATAAAACTCGCAGTATTCAACTGCATGCAATAGATCAAAACCGCGCACAGTCCACATATTTTTACGTAGGCAGGGTTCAATCTAAGACTTACTGTAGAACTTGAGCACATGGAATAGTTATAACAATAACTAAATTCCAAGAGTCCAAGCAAATAGAGACTTTACGTGTAAAGCACTTCCAACCATATATAACAGTAACCTAAACATAAATATCTTTAGTTTCTTTCATCCCCAACTTTACATTCCACCAAGGAACCAAACAAGTGTGTCAACACAATGTACTCGAACAAGGGTAACCAACCATAATGCCTGATTAAGTTAAAATCAAATGTGACAGTACACACCAAAGCAGATCTTCAATCACACCACTCCAGAGGGAAGACGTAGAACAAGCTGTCCCCCGAAGACACTgcaatttaaatgaaaataaatatcatgAGGACAGGATATATAACTTATAAGGTTGGTTGGCTGATTAAGAAGAAAGTGAAGGAGGGGAAAGGTCATGGATTTGATCTCTCCTGTtaacaaaaaactaacaaactaacaattaacatttgccgattaaaaaaaatcatgaggaCAACTGGACAAGAGTCATGCTGGAACGATCTTGAGAAACTCTTCAGACTGTAAAATGACTGACatgggaaagaaagaaaacagctATATTAGAAACTAAACCAACCTTTTGACATAATAGTAACAGAAATCTGCTAAGATGAAGGTCTGGACAATTTCCGAGATAAGAACCATTGATGGCCATAAACCATACCCCAAGGCCACCAACAAATGCCCACGGCTATCTAACACCTGTAGAAAGAAACAATAAGTTGGTAGGAGACCAACAGTTGGAAAATCCAGTAAGATACaccataaaaagaaacaaattaataaaagcaGCAATCATGTAACTGGTTTACtatcaaaatgattttaaattaatttagaaaaacGAAGAACACCAACATTCAAAGGGAAATTAGATACCAACACATGCCCTTGTAAAGTTCTGCTAGAGGAAAGATGTCTTAACTGTACtatttaaaatgaaagagaaactaaaatttatgaataatgttCACGTTTCAGTCCTTTAAACAAGATAGGCATTCCAAATAGATATTGGTCTTAGAGACACTGATCACCAGCATGTGTCAGAAAACAAGTGAGCATCAAATTTGCAAATGAATCAAAGAATTGACTAATGCATTTTTGAGTTTTTATGAACAGACCTGAAGAACCCAATGAGCACAGCTCAAGAATCTTGCAACACCCAGTGCAAATACGTAGTGAGCTGTGAATGGCTCAACAATCTGAAAGTATAAAATGAAACAGAAAAATAGAATCAGAACCCATACACGAAATGTTGGACAGAGATTCTTAAGTTAGGAAATAATACCTTGGTGTTCTGCATGACCCGCAGTTGGGGCAGGACTGAGACAGCTTCTAGATATACACAGAATGCCCAGGAAATCCTGTTTAATAAATGATGAGAAGTTGATGGATGAATGAGTAAGGCTAACATAGCACATGGTGCCACCTGcattcaatttcaaaagtaAAGAAGGCTGACTCAGATTAAAGGTAAATGCAAAAGTTACAAGCAATGAGTAACAAAATCACAGATTTATGAAAAGGAATAAATCAAATCCTTCAAAGTAAACCGACAAgcaaaagaaaggaagaaagacGGAGTAAAATGAAAGCCACATTCAGATATGGTCTGCAGCAGTTTTATTTGACATGATGGCACTCGGCTCTATTAAAATAAGAGCATCGTAGTAAACCATATGTATAGAACATCCCAAACCCCACTCTAGTGTGGCGGAATAGGATGAGCTTCAAGTTTTTTTGTTCACAAAAATAGAAAGTCCACTTCATACAATGTCATGGGAAACAATTCTCCCGTGTCACTCTACAGATCCAGATTTTATGGTATTATTCATGTAGAAGGCTGATTGCATTGGTATCATATCAATAATATGACTATTTCAATATAACAGAAAATTAGAAAACAACTCAAGCGTGAGAAAGTATGATTTTCAGTATTTCAATGTACACTATCATTTTCAGTATCAGCAATGTACACTACACTACCAAATCTCACAACTCATGACTTATTCAAACAGGGAGACATCCCATAGGACATTGCTACCATCTATATGAAACGTTCAAACTCAAGAAGGTCAAATTTCCAATTCCACCAgaattaacaatattaaaaaatgcttCACCTAATACAATGTCACAGAAAGGACAATATAGATGGGGATAGGCTTCTAACCTTAGGATGAAACAATAGGTGGAGCACTGGAACTTACCACATAGTATATTGCAAAGTTATCCTTCTCCTCCATGTAGCTAGCCTTGAGCTTAAAACGAATCATATATATAACCCACACTGTTGTTACGAAAGTAGCGAAATCAAGTAAGGTGTGGATATCGTATTCCATGACAAAACTGCAGTACAGCCTTACAGCTAAAAAGATAGCTGTTAATTCCTGGGATTTGAGTGATAACCCTGTGTGCATCATTCAAAACCATTAGCAAAATGTAAAcctaatacacacacacacatacaagaCACCTCTTTCTTTATACACACACACCTCTTTCTTATGTCCAATAACAAAAGACAAGACATTGAATTGTTTGagccaacacacacacacacgcaaaTCAAATCAGCCAAACAATGCCGAccaaattgtaaaaaataaacaaataaattggaAAGTatacaagaaaataacaatcttaaaaataaaaatcaaattttggttAAGGAAATCTAGAcggattaaattaaaatctccAAAAAACTGAtgcttctaatttttattttctcagcATGCAATTTAGAGTTGAAAGAACTGAATAAGGAGAAACTCTAACCTAACCAAGCCTACccaattaattaacaaatagaAATAGAAGATAATGTTTATTACCAGCACATGTCTTCTCCTTCATGAGCTTATAGATGAGGACGGAAATTCCGAGGGAGTGGACGGCCTCGGCAGCGACGAAGAGGTTGTCATGATCGTGGACGATGAAGCGAAGGAGCACGAGAGCCGCCATGCCGGAAACGACGGCGAGAAAAGCCTTCACCTTTGGGGGCTGTCGCCTCACCCATGTCGTGACGGCGTGGATCGACGTTCTCTGAGGTCTCATGGGGTCGCTGATTGATTCCCAATGCTATTCCTATTCTTcccaacacaaacacacacacacaaccaaaCCAACGTTGGATTGGAACAAACAAACTAAACAAGAAGAGCCCAATGCCAAAATGCAGAttgatgttttgtttttgttttcttttctctctccaaAAGTTTCAATTCAACTCAAACAGATTGATGGATtgtactatttttaattttatgataaacAAACACCAATATGTTCCCTCTAAACCCTAAGgatattacttaaaaaaacaaatattctaaaatatctattatatcaaatcaaaaatagatataaaaaaaatctatcatgAATATTTTCAATCACTAAtgtataatttacatatttaaaaatgtttatttattataaattttagttaatattaaaataaacattagaaTACTAGTTTAACATACTTTTCCAATAACTAAAAgtatagaaattaatttttcattaattttttaaattctctttGCCCGATTCATTAATGGCGACAATTAAGTAACataattgtaaattaaaatactataaCATATGCATGGAATTTGTAAGTCTTTGATTTTTCAAATCTACAATTGGTCCCTGACCCCAAttattaatcataaataatCCTAATGAGTGACAACTAAATAGATGATAATTTTAGGGAAATTATCATTAGCACGAAACAGTTTTCGTAGAAAGGAGTTTTTGGCACCAATGATTTTTCTATATAATATTTGAAACATTTGATTTGGTAACACTTCACTCGTGAATAGATTTCGTAGATGAAATTTCATAGGATATAACACTGTTTCATATTTATATCGTTTGGTCCACTGGcctcacaaaaaaataattagcatTTATTAGGTAAGAGATCTGGACACAATCAGTATGTAGTCTATTCTACTTTAACATAAACTGATAAAAGGATGGAGACTTGATAGGCATTATATTGCAGAATTAATGATATGAATTGTATATCACATTTTGTGTGGTGACGCCAACTATATATATCAGCAAAATACATTCTATGTCTAGTGTTTAACGATCTCGATCTAGTTGTACATATCATCCACTAAGAAATTCATGCAATTCTCTAAGAACGAACTCTAGCACAATGCAATTAGCTAGAGATACTTAACACAACGCATCTCAGAAAAATAGTACGTAGAACCTaaaagtaagaaacaaaatcttGAGCTTCTTTTCAGTGTTGCCCTCCACCTCGACCTTCTTAATCCTTTTTTGCCATTACAAGTCAAAATCAACTTGCAATGAATTTGATCTTCTGAGCACAGGCTTTTGGTGTTTGTCTTCCTCTAGTGCCACCATACCTAAATGTGATGGATCGTCCAAAAACATCTTAGCCACCAAGTAACCAGCAATGGACCAAGTTTGGTATTTGCGGGCCTGCTTCCCAATGTAACGACCAAGCTTTCCATCATAATATTCGGTCCAGTTGTCCTTGAGCAACCTAGTTTCAGCAATTTCAAGGGCTCGTTTTGCAATGTGGGGTCGTCCTGTCTTGATAGAGGCAGCAACAAGAAGCCATAGAAGAACTGCATCCACCACAATATCCAAAAATGTAACTCAGAATTTCTTCAACTATATGCTAAATGCCCCCTTGCCTCAAAGGACCTCATGAGATATGTTTACACTAGATAAAAGACTGTGTATCTCATTTCAGTACCTAATTAAATAACATGCTGTAGTGTATGCAATACCATTCACTGTTCTAATCTAAATAATAGAATCAATAatcttttcaaataaaagtaTTGTATGCAATAGTaactgaaaattcaaatttgtaacATAGTTCAATGCAAATGTGGCCTAAGGGCAGAAGAACTGATACCTGGCCAAGATCCTCCATTGTGGTAACTCTCCATCTGGTGTTTTTTGGGTCACATCATGTTATGATCCGCCACTCATGGTTTTCAAGGGCTGGATAACAAACTTTTAGAGGCATCTCCCCAATCAGTTCCTGCCACCGAGATTCGATGAGATCCATGATTGCAATGGATTGCTCAGGAGTAGTCAAGCTGGACAAAATTGCTATGCAATTACCAAGGCAAAACCAACGGAAATCCATCCTAGCAGGACTATCATTCCCAATAAATTAACCACCTTTAAGTGGCATGAAATCAAAAACCCAATCAGGTAGAGAATCAGGAATGACATTAAACTTGTTGACTGCAGTATGTGAGTATTCTTCTGTTTTGAAGTGATATACATCGTTAAGTTGCTTCAAATCCAACCAAAAATAGCTTCTCAGGTGATAGCTTAAGGCATGCAAGCGTGTGGTAATTCGTTCTCTGAACTCCTCGCCTTCAGCATCTTCCTTTAGCAATAGCAAGGCACACCCTAAAGCCATGAAGAAAAGTGATTGAATCTCAATTGAATAACCGTAAACACCCTAATATGTCAAAAAAATGGAAGTAAGAAAAATTACGGAAACTGTGGATGTGTT
The nucleotide sequence above comes from Glycine soja cultivar W05 chromosome 11, ASM419377v2, whole genome shotgun sequence. Encoded proteins:
- the LOC114373934 gene encoding type III polyketide synthase B-like, producing the protein MGNEGIMNGVTPGKATILALGKAFPHQLVMQEYLVDGYFRDTNCDSPELKQKLTRLCKTTTVKTRYVVMSEEILKKYPELAAEGIPTVKQRLEICNEAVTEMAIEASQACINNWGGSLSDITHLVYVSSSEARLPGGDLYLAKGLGLSPDTQRVMLYFAGCSGGVAGLRVAKDIAENNPGSRVLIATSETTIIGFKPPSADRPYDLVGVALFGDGAGAMIIGSDPILESEKPLFELHTAVQEFLPHTEKKIDGRLTEEGISFKLARELPQIIEDNVEGFCDKLISVVGFENKEYNKMFWAVHPGGPAILNRIEKRLDLLPEKLSASRRALMDYGNASSNTIVYVLEYMIEEGLKIRKDARGDLEWGLILAFGPGITFEGILARNLCA
- the LOC114377394 gene encoding putative ER lumen protein-retaining receptor C28H8.4 encodes the protein MRPQRTSIHAVTTWVRRQPPKVKAFLAVVSGMAALVLLRFIVHDHDNLFVAAEAVHSLGISVLIYKLMKEKTCAGLSLKSQELTAIFLAVRLYCSFVMEYDIHTLLDFATFVTTVWVIYMIRFKLKASYMEEKDNFAIYYVVAPCAMLALLIHPSTSHHLLNRISWAFCVYLEAVSVLPQLRVMQNTKIVEPFTAHYVFALGVARFLSCAHWVLQVLDSRGHLLVALGYGLWPSMVLISEIVQTFILADFCYYYVKSVFGGQLVLRLPSGVV